Proteins encoded by one window of Pseudorca crassidens isolate mPseCra1 chromosome 3, mPseCra1.hap1, whole genome shotgun sequence:
- the LOC137221292 gene encoding zinc phosphodiesterase ELAC protein 1-like: MSMDVTFLGTGAAYPSPTRGASALVLRCEGQFSNGTYTGRERLASGDQAGRITKIFITHLHGDHFFGLPGLLCTISLQSGSMVTKQPIEIYGPAGLRDFIWQTMELSHTELVFPYVVHELVPTADQCPTEELKESVHVNKADNPPKDGQGRTIVLDSEENSHLLVDDEQFVVKAFRLFHRIPSFGFSVVEKKRPGKLNAQKLKDLGVPPGPAYGKLKNGISVVLENGVTISPQDVLKKPIVGRKICILGDCSGVVDDGGVKLCFEADLLIHEATLDDTQMDKAKEHGHSTPHMAAAFAKLCQAKRLVLTHFSQRYKPVALAREGETDGIVELKKQAESVLDLQEVTLAEDFMVIGIPIKK; this comes from the exons ATGTCTATGGATGTGACATTTCTGGGGACAGGCGCAGCATACCCATCCCCAACCCGGGGTGCCTCTGCTCTGGTCCTTCGGTGTGAAGGACAGTTTTCCAATGGCACATATACTGGGAGAGAGAGATTGGCATCAGGAGACCA AGCAGGGAGAATTACTAAGATCTTCATCACGCATCTTCATGGAGACCATTTCTTTGGCCTTCCTGGCCTCCTCTGCACAATCAGCCTGCAGAGTGGCTCCATGGTCACCAAACAGCCGATCGAAATCTATGGCCCTGCGGGGCTTCGGGACTTTATCTGGCAAACCATGGAACTTTCTCACACGGAGTTGGTCTTCCCTTATGTGGTCCATGAGCTGGTGCCTACAGCGGATCAGTGTCCTACAGAAGAACTGAAAGAATCTGTACACGTGAATAAAGCAGACAACCCTCCCAAAGACGGACAGGGAAGAACTATCGTGTTAGACTCAGAAGAAAACTCGCACCTCCTGGTTGATGATGAACAGTTTGTTGTGAAAGCATTTCGCCTCTTTCATCGAATACCCTCCTTTGGATTTTCAGTTGTGGAGAAGAAACGCCCAGGTAAACTCAATGCACAGAAACTGAAAGATCTTGGTGTTCCGCCAGGTCCTGCCTATGGGAAGCTGAAAAATGGAATTTCTGTTGTTCTGGAAAATGGAGTTACAATTTCTCCCCAAGATGTCTTAAAAAAGCCTATTGTTGGAAGAAAAATCTGCATTTTGGGTGACTGTTCTGGGGTTGTGGATGATGGAGGAGTGAAGCTGTGCTTTGAAGCAGACCTGTTGATACATGAAGCAACCCTGGATGACACCCAGATGGACAAAGCAAAGGAACACGGCCACAGCACGCCACACATGGCAGCAGCATTTGCAAAGCTGTGCCAAGCAAAGAGGCTCGTTCTGACTCACTTCAGTCAGAGGTACAAACCAGTTGCCTTGGCCAGAGAAGGAGAAACAGATGGGATCGTAGAGCTTAAAAAGCAAGCTGAATCAGTGTTAGATCTCCAAGAAGTGACTCTAGCAGAAGATTTTATGGTGATTGGCATTCCAATCAAGAAATGA